The proteins below are encoded in one region of Microbacterium pygmaeum:
- a CDS encoding glutamate ABC transporter substrate-binding protein, producing the protein MRKSRILAGAALAAAAILTLSACNSGTPGAAPSASSGEEEGTWFEVATDTTLEGSPTFDTITENGKVRIGVKEDQPGLGYLDQATGERSGFDVDISRWIAASLGYDEEDIEFVAIPSANREQAIVNGDIDYYVGTYSITDKRKEQIDFAGPYFITGQGLLVAADNEDITDVDTLDGAVVCSATGSTSIQRIKDEHPEATTTEFDTYSQCVEQLKSGQVDAITTDQAILIGYAAQDPDNLKVVGDVFSEERYGVGIQKGDTVFVDYVNALFTDGGDIWTAIFEKNLGASGIEVEQPTVD; encoded by the coding sequence ATGCGAAAGTCACGAATTCTCGCGGGAGCCGCCTTGGCGGCCGCCGCCATCCTCACCCTCTCGGCTTGCAACAGCGGGACACCCGGCGCCGCGCCGAGCGCGTCCAGCGGCGAAGAGGAGGGCACCTGGTTCGAGGTGGCCACTGACACCACGCTCGAAGGCAGCCCGACGTTCGACACGATCACCGAGAACGGCAAAGTCCGTATCGGTGTGAAGGAGGACCAGCCGGGTCTCGGGTACCTCGACCAGGCCACGGGTGAGCGCTCCGGCTTCGACGTCGACATCTCCCGCTGGATCGCCGCTTCGCTCGGATACGACGAGGAGGACATCGAGTTCGTCGCGATCCCGTCGGCGAACCGCGAGCAGGCGATCGTGAACGGCGACATCGACTACTACGTCGGCACGTATTCGATCACGGACAAGCGCAAGGAGCAGATCGACTTCGCCGGCCCGTACTTCATCACCGGTCAGGGTCTGCTGGTAGCCGCCGACAACGAGGACATCACGGACGTCGACACGCTCGACGGCGCGGTCGTCTGCTCGGCAACCGGTTCGACCTCGATCCAGCGAATCAAGGACGAGCATCCCGAAGCGACCACGACCGAGTTCGACACGTACTCGCAGTGCGTCGAGCAGCTCAAGTCGGGCCAGGTGGACGCGATCACGACCGACCAGGCGATCCTGATCGGCTACGCAGCGCAGGATCCCGACAACCTGAAGGTCGTCGGCGACGTCTTCAGCGAAGAGCGCTACGGCGTCGGCATTCAGAAGGGCGACACGGTTTTCGTCGACTACGTGAACGCACTGTTCACCGACGGTGGCGACATCTGGACGGCCATCTTCGAGAAGAACCTCGGTGCCTCGGGCATCGAGGTCGAGCAGCCCACGGTCGACTGA
- a CDS encoding amino acid ABC transporter ATP-binding protein, whose translation MATPETPATTPRTSNIDVRRGDPLVVITDVQKHYGEFQALKDIDLTVHRGEVVVVIGPSGSGKSTLCRTINRLETITSGTITIDGKELPKEGKGLAELRADVGMVFQSFNLFAHLTILENVTLGPIKVRKMKKADAEREAKVLLDRVGVGHQAAKLPAQLSGGQQQRVAIARALAMNPKVMLFDEPTSALDPEMINEVLDVMIGLAQDGMTMIVVTHEMGFARKAADRVVFMADGEILEDQKPDDFFTNPTTDRAKDFLSKLITH comes from the coding sequence ATGGCGACACCGGAGACACCTGCAACGACGCCGCGGACATCGAACATCGACGTCCGTCGGGGTGATCCACTCGTCGTGATCACCGACGTCCAGAAGCACTACGGCGAGTTCCAGGCCCTGAAGGACATCGACCTCACCGTGCATCGCGGCGAGGTCGTGGTCGTGATCGGTCCGTCAGGCTCCGGCAAGTCCACGCTGTGTCGGACGATCAACCGCCTCGAGACCATCACGTCCGGCACGATCACGATCGACGGCAAGGAGCTGCCCAAGGAGGGCAAGGGTCTTGCCGAGCTCCGCGCCGACGTCGGCATGGTCTTCCAGTCGTTCAACCTCTTCGCCCACCTCACGATCCTCGAGAACGTCACGCTCGGCCCGATCAAGGTCCGCAAGATGAAGAAGGCGGATGCCGAGCGCGAGGCCAAAGTGCTGCTCGATCGCGTCGGCGTCGGCCACCAGGCGGCGAAGCTTCCGGCACAACTGAGCGGCGGCCAGCAGCAGCGCGTCGCGATCGCCCGCGCACTGGCGATGAACCCCAAGGTGATGCTCTTCGACGAGCCGACATCGGCGCTGGACCCCGAGATGATCAACGAGGTCCTCGATGTGATGATCGGCCTCGCGCAGGACGGCATGACGATGATCGTCGTCACGCATGAGATGGGCTTCGCGCGAAAGGCCGCAGACCGGGTCGTCTTCATGGCCGACGGCGAGATCCTCGAAGACCAGAAGCCGGACGACTTCTTCACCAACCCCACGACCGACCGGGCGAAGGACTTCCTCTCGAAGCTCATCACCCACTGA
- a CDS encoding TrmH family RNA methyltransferase, which produces MLENPRSPRVRAVAKLTKRSARQETGLFLLEGPQAAREALLYRADTVVEIFATPTAIERHTDLRDLARDAGLEVIFTTEAVLDAMADTVTPQGIVAVARQTPASIRDVFSGSPRLIAICEEVRDPGNLGTIIRAADATGADAVILTGRTVDPYNPKVVRATTGSLFHLPIVVGVELAAVVERARAGGIRVVAADVAGDDFLASRALLAEPTAWLFGNEARGLEQEAIALADVSLRLPIYGSAESLNLATAASVCLYETAFAQRSERSI; this is translated from the coding sequence GTGCTCGAGAACCCGCGTTCGCCGCGCGTGCGCGCCGTCGCGAAGCTGACCAAGCGCAGCGCGCGTCAGGAAACCGGACTCTTCCTGCTGGAAGGTCCGCAGGCGGCGCGGGAAGCCCTGCTCTATCGGGCCGACACGGTCGTGGAGATCTTCGCGACGCCGACGGCCATCGAGCGGCACACGGACCTGCGCGACCTCGCGCGGGATGCCGGGCTGGAGGTGATCTTCACCACCGAGGCCGTTCTGGACGCGATGGCCGACACCGTCACACCGCAGGGCATCGTCGCCGTCGCGCGCCAGACCCCGGCATCCATCCGCGATGTCTTCTCCGGGTCCCCACGACTCATCGCGATCTGCGAGGAGGTTCGCGACCCCGGCAACCTCGGCACCATCATCCGCGCCGCCGACGCGACCGGCGCCGATGCGGTGATCCTCACCGGTCGCACGGTCGACCCGTACAACCCGAAGGTCGTACGCGCCACGACCGGATCACTGTTCCACCTCCCCATCGTCGTCGGGGTCGAGCTCGCCGCCGTCGTCGAGCGTGCCAGGGCCGGCGGCATCCGCGTCGTCGCCGCCGATGTCGCCGGGGACGACTTCCTGGCCTCCCGTGCGCTGCTGGCCGAGCCCACCGCATGGCTCTTCGGCAACGAGGCGCGAGGCCTGGAGCAAGAGGCCATCGCGCTCGCAGATGTATCGCTGCGCCTGCCCATCTACGGCAGTGCGGAGTCGCTGAACCTCGCCACGGCGGCCAGCGTCTGCCTGTACGAGACAGCCTTCGCGCAACGCTCGGAGCGCTCGATCTGA
- the rplT gene encoding 50S ribosomal protein L20 codes for MARVKRAVNAHKKRRVILERASGYRGQRSRLYRKAKEQVTHSLVYAYRDRRKRKGDFRRLWIQRINAASRQNGLTYNRLIQGLGLAGVQVDRRMLAELAVNEPATFASLVATAKAALPSDVNAPKSA; via the coding sequence ATGGCTAGAGTCAAGCGGGCCGTAAACGCCCACAAGAAGCGTCGCGTCATCCTGGAGCGTGCCTCCGGTTACCGCGGACAGCGTTCGCGTCTGTACCGCAAGGCCAAGGAGCAGGTCACCCACTCCCTCGTCTACGCGTACCGCGACCGTCGCAAGCGCAAGGGCGATTTCCGCCGTCTGTGGATCCAGCGCATCAACGCCGCGAGCCGTCAGAACGGCCTCACGTACAACCGCCTGATCCAGGGCCTCGGCCTCGCCGGTGTCCAGGTCGACCGTCGCATGCTCGCCGAGCTCGCGGTCAACGAGCCGGCGACGTTCGCGTCACTGGTGGCGACGGCGAAGGCGGCGCTGCCCAGCGACGTCAACGCGCCGAAGTCCGCCTGA
- the rpmI gene encoding 50S ribosomal protein L35: protein MPKQKTHSGAKKRFKITGSGKLMKQQAGMRHNLEGKASKRTRRLNQDQVLSKADTKQAKKLLGR, encoded by the coding sequence ATGCCGAAGCAGAAGACCCATTCGGGTGCCAAGAAGCGGTTCAAGATCACCGGCAGCGGAAAGCTGATGAAGCAGCAGGCCGGCATGCGCCACAACCTGGAGGGCAAGGCGAGCAAGCGCACGCGTCGCCTCAACCAGGACCAGGTCCTGTCCAAGGCTGACACCAAGCAGGCGAAGAAGCTTCTCGGCCGCTGA
- the infC gene encoding translation initiation factor IF-3 — translation MPEVRLVGPNGEQVGVVRIEVALRLAQDADLDLVEVAPNSKPPVVKIMDYGKFKYEAAQKAKEARRNQANTILKEVRFRLKIEAHDYTTKLKRAEGFLKAGDKVKAMILFRGREQSRPEQGVRLLRKFAEDVAEFGTVESNPTIDGRNMVMVVAPHKNKSEVKTEQNAQRAANKEAARSATHGGPESADEPATADAE, via the coding sequence GTGCCCGAGGTCCGCCTCGTCGGCCCGAACGGAGAGCAGGTCGGCGTCGTACGCATCGAGGTTGCCTTGCGTCTGGCGCAGGATGCCGATCTCGACCTTGTCGAGGTGGCTCCGAACTCGAAGCCGCCCGTCGTCAAGATCATGGACTACGGGAAGTTCAAGTACGAAGCAGCGCAGAAGGCCAAGGAGGCCCGGCGCAATCAGGCGAACACCATCCTCAAAGAGGTGCGTTTCCGCCTGAAGATCGAAGCACACGACTACACCACCAAGCTCAAGCGCGCCGAGGGCTTCCTCAAGGCCGGAGACAAGGTCAAGGCCATGATCCTGTTCCGCGGTCGCGAGCAGTCCCGTCCCGAACAGGGCGTGCGCCTGCTCCGCAAGTTCGCCGAGGATGTCGCCGAATTCGGCACCGTGGAATCCAACCCCACGATCGATGGACGGAACATGGTCATGGTGGTCGCCCCCCACAAGAACAAGTCCGAGGTCAAGACCGAGCAGAACGCCCAGCGCGCTGCGAACAAGGAAGCGGCTCGCTCCGCGACCCACGGCGGACCGGAATCCGCGGACGAGCCTGCCACGGCCGACGCCGAGTAG